The Gadus macrocephalus chromosome 21, ASM3116895v1 genome has a segment encoding these proteins:
- the LOC132449917 gene encoding sterile alpha motif domain-containing protein 12-like, whose translation MESSKRVSDWSVDEVLEWVEQQFPGQQSTLQTAFLQHAVSGRALLRMRGHHLHHLGVEAPAQQGILQDILLLRVQQELDNLNDIFSECFAS comes from the exons ATGGAATCGTCGAAGCGCGTGTCTGACTGGTCGGTGGACGAGGTGTTGGAGTGGGTGGAGCAGCAGTTCCCGGGTCAGCAAAGCACGCTGCAGACGGCCTTTCTGCAGCACGCGGTGTCAG GCCGAGCGCTGCTGCGGATGAGGGggcaccacctacaccacctggGGGTGGAGGCCCCGGCCCAGCAGGGCATCCTGCAGGACATCCTGCTCCTCCGGGTGCAGCAGGAGCTGGACAATCTCAACGACATCTTCTCGG AATGCTTTGCTTCATGA